CGTCTTGCCGCGACGCTCGATAGCGGCGAAGAGGTCGCGCTGCTGCTGCCGCGCGGCACCGTGCTGCGTGATGGCGATGTGCTCGTTGCCGATGATGGCGGCCTCGTGCGCGTGGTCGCGGCGCCCGAGTCGGTGCTGGTCGTGCGCGCGCCCGATGTGCTGACCTTGACGCGCGCCGCATATCACCTCGGCAACCGGCATACGCCCGTCGAGGTCGGCACGGATTATCTGAAGCTCGAATACGACCCGGTGCTCGCCGATATGCTCAAGCGCCTGGGCGCACTCGTCGATCAGGTCGAGATGCCGTTCCAGCCGGAGACGGGAGCGTATGGCGGCGGGCATCGGCATGGGCATGACGAGACCTTCGCCGAGGACTATGCGCTCGCGCAGCAGGTGTATGGCGAGCATCATGGGCATGCGCATCACGATCACGCCCATTCGCACGGTCACGCTCATGACCACGATCACGGTGACTGTGATTCGTCGTGCGGTCACGATCATGGTCACGGTCATCATCATGCGCATCGCTGAGCTGACTGCACTGCTGCATCTCGCGTCGCCGGCTTTGCCGATCGGCGCATTCAGCTATTCGCAGGGACTCGAAGCCGCGATCGAAGCGAAGCTCGTCACCGATACCGATACGGCGTGCGCCTGGATCAAAAGCGGCCTCTCGAATGTGCTCGCGCATGGCGAGTTGCCATTTCTCGCGCATCAGATCGAACGTTGGCGCGCGCATGATGCCGCTGCGTTGATGCTGGGCAACCGCGAGTTTCTCGCGAGCCGCGAGTCGATGGAGTTGCGGCGCGAGACGGAGCAGATGGGCTGGTCGCTGCGGCAATTGTGTGCATCGCTCGAATGGGGCGATGCGGAACGCCGCGCGACGCTTGCGTCGATCACGCCGATTGCGCAGACGACAGCCTTCGCGTTCGCCGCGTTCGCGCACGACGCTGCCACGGATGCCGCCCTCGCCGCGTATGCGTTCAGTTGGGCCGAGAACCAGGCGGCCGCCGCGTTGAAGGCTGTGCCGCTCGGTCAGCTTGCAGGGCAGCGGATCATCGTTGCGCTGCGCGAGCCGATCGATGCCGCCGTCCGGCAGGCGCTCGCCACTTCACCCGATGACATCAACACATTCGCGCCGCAACTCGGCATTTTGTCGGCGCGGCACGAGTCGCAGTATTCGCGGCTCTTTCGCTCATAGCCATCTGTTTTTCACGATTTGCTTTTCACGGTCAGAACATGAACGCTCCTCATCCGATGCATCGCACGAAGAAATTGCCGCCGCTGCGCGTGGGCGTCGGCGGGCCCGTTGGCTCTGGCAAGACGACGCTGCTCGAAATGCTGTGCAAGGCGATGCGTGACAAGTACGACCTCGTCGCGATCACCAACGATATCTATACGAAGGAAGACCAGCGCCTGCTGACGGTGGCGGGCGCGCTGCCGGCCGAGCGCATCATGGGGGTCGAGACGGGCGGCTGCCCGCATACGGCGATCCGCGAGGATGCGTCGATCAATCTGGAAGCTGTGGACCGGATGCTTGGGCGTTTTCCTGAAGCCGATATCGTGTTTATCGAGTCGGGCGGCGATAACCTGGCTGCGACGTTCAGCCCCGAACTGTCGGATCTGACGATTTATGTGATCGACGTCGCGGGTGGGGAGAAGATTCCTCGCAAGGGTGGGCCAGGCATTACCAAGTCTGATTTGCTTGTGATCAATAAGACGGATCTTGCGCCGATGGTTGGTGCCAATCTCGATGTCATGGCTTCGGATGCCGCCAAGATGCGCGGCGAGCGGCCTTTTGTTATGTGTAATTTGAAGGCGCTTGCGGGCCTCGATCAGGTTATTGCGTTTATTGAGAAGAAGGGGTTGTTGAAGGTTTGAGGCTTTTTCGTCTGCGACGCTGGGTCTGTTTTGAGGCGTGTCGCTGGCATCCGCGTTTTGGCTTCGTGGTTCACGCGTCACCTACACAGGGGCGACGCATGGAGAGGGCAAGCCATATCGCGGATGCCATAACAACGATGGCGACAGCAACAGCTCAAACCGAACCGCGACAAGATCCTCTGCCAGCTAGCCGGGCAACAACGTCGTCAACACGTTAACAGTCCGGGCAGTCGCCCCTCGATGCCGTGCAGCGAAAGCCGAAGCCGCCCCACTCATCGCCACACGCCGCGCCTTGTCCTCAAAAAGCTCACGCAACACGCGCCCAAGATCCGCTGGATCCTTCACCTGCACACAAGCCCCAGCAGCAACCGCATCCGCCGTCGCCTGGGTGAAGTTGAACACATGCGGCCCGATCAGCACGGGCACACCCACACCACATGCCTCGATCAGATTCTGCCCGCCCAACGGCAGCAGACTGCCGCCAATGAACGCCACATCGGCCGCAGCATAGTAAGCACCCAACTCGCCCATCGAATCGCCGAGCAGCACCTTCACATCCCGCTGCAAATCAGGCACAGCAAGTTCGCCAACAGCAGCCGCGCCCGCAGGCGCCCATGCCGAGCGTCGAACGCACCGCAAACCCTTCTTCTCGACCAATGCCGCAACTTCATTGAAACGCTGCGGATGACGCGGCACGAGAATGAGCAGCGCATCGTCAACGCCAAGTGCCGCGAACGCCTGCAACACCAGTTCCTCTTCGCCCTCGCGCGTGCTCGCCGCAACCCACACAGGGCGCGTACCGATGGCCGCGCGCCACGCATGCCCGCGCGCCGCCAGTTCCGGGGGCGTGCTCATGTCGAACTTCAGATTGCCGAGCACGGCAACATTGCGCGCGCCCAGCGCGGAGAGCCGCGTCGCATCCGACGGACTCTGCGCCAGCACGCGCGCAAACCCGCCGAACACGCCGCGCGTCGCACTGCCGAACTTCGCCGCGCGCCGGTACGAACGCTCCGACATCCGCGCATTCGTCAGCACGAGCGGCACGTCGGCGCGGCGGCATTCGTCGATCAGCGTCGGCCATACTTCCGTTTCCATCACGAGACCGACGGACGGCCGCCAGGCCCTCAGGAAACGCCGCACCGCGCGCGGCATGTCGTACGGAAGATAGCAACGCAGCACGCGATCGCCGAAGATCTGTTCGCCTGTCGCGCGGCCGCTCGGCGTCATGTGCGTGAGCAAAATGCGCGCGTCGGGCCGCGCCTTGAGCAGCGCCTCGATGAGCGGCTGCGCCGCCCGCGTCTCGCCGACCGACACCGCGTGCACCCAGATCAGCGGCGTATCGTCCTCCGGCACGCGCCCGCGAACGAAACCGAAACGCTCGCCGATATGCTCGCGATAGCCGCGCTCCTTGCGCGAACGGATCAGAAGACGCAGCACCGCCAGCGGCGCGACCAGCCACCACAGCGTGTTATAGATGGCCCTCAGCATCGGGCCTCCATGCGCGGCATCAGGAACGGCATCGAGACAGCCGCGCCGGCGGCGCCTCGCACTACGTTCGCAGGAAAAAGCAGCGCGCCGCTCAAACCAGCGCCCTGCCCTTCAGGCGTTCGAGAATGCCAAGCGGCGCGCACTCCGGCTGCGCCATCGACTTGACGGGCAGGAAGAACGTCTGCTCCATCATGAACTGGCCGGACATCACCGCATGCGACGTCTGATCCGAGAAGCACACCCACACGCAGCCGGGCGGGAACGGCATCGTCACTTGCGGCGACGCCTTCTGGTAGTCGAGATCGGCCTTCATGCCGTCGTGCAGGTTCAGCATCAGATGGTCGTACTCGCTGCGCGGCGACTTGGTCACGTGCAGCAGATTCAGCAGCCATGCCGAGCCGGGCATCTGCGGCTTGATACGCGGCAGGAAGCGCTTCGCCATATCCTCGAATGGCTCGCCGACGCGCCACACACGCGGCGCACCGTTCGGATTGATATTCGTGAACACCCGCAGGATGCGCTCGCCATAGTTGGGACGCGACGGGAATGCGTCGACGTGCAGGCGGCTATCGTCCTTGCGCCACGACGTCTCGCGCGTCTCCACCTGATGCAGCCGCAAGCTGGTCGGCGCGACGCGCAGCTTGCCCTTGTACTCGGGAAACAGCCCGTCGACGAGCGATCGCGCATTCGATTGATAGCGCGCAATCAGCGCGCGCACGGCCGACTGCGTGACGGCATCGCCCAGCACGCCATGCAGCGCGCCGCCGTTCGGCTCGAGACTGATGTTCTTGCGGTTCGGATCGGCCAGCGCGGGATTGAGCAGCGCGCGTTCGCCGCCCTCGATCGCAAAAGCGAGATTCGGGAAATACAGCACCTTGCCGCGCTCGACGCCCGCGAGCAGCGTCTCGCGCGGCATCGACAAACCCTGGCCGTGCCAGTCGGCGCTCGGTACTTCGATGATCTGGGATTCGTTCATGATCGCCTCTCGAAAGCGGATAAAGCTGGGCGCACTTTGCGGCCGACGGTGACTAACGTTCCATGAAGGCCGCCACCGGGCATCCGGCATCGTCCTGATTATGGGCTTCGGGATGCGTCGACCGGCTGCTGGCGTCGCTCGCGCGGTGGCACCCGGCATCCCTGGATGCCCGCGCCGCCATTGCCGCACCGCGTCACAGCAGGCCGAATTCCGCCAGCGCGGACTTTACCTGCTGCAGCGTCGGCGGCTGGCCAGCCGTGCCGAGATTCACGACGTTCGGCGACCAGTAGCCGCCCGTGCGCCATGAAGTGGCGAAATTGTACAACTCGACCGTCGGGCGCTTCAGCGCGGCCGCGATATGAACCAGACCTGTATCAACTCCGACCGTCGCCGCCGCTCCCTCGATCAGGCCGACCACGGCGGGCAGCGACAGCTTCGGCGGCACGATTGCGGCTGCGCCGAACTCTTTGGCAAGCCGCTCGCTCGTCGCACGCTCGGCGTCGCTGCCCCACGGCAGCACGATCGACGCGCCTCGCCGCACGAGCGACTGGCCCAGTTCGATCCACGCGGCATCGGGCCATTGCTTGTCCGCGCGAGACGTGGCGTGAACGAAAACCACGTAAGGCACGGGAAGATTCAGTTGCGCTTCGGACAACGCGAGCGCCGCGCGCTGCGTGTCGAGGCCGAAGTCGATCTCGTCAGTGGGCTGCGGTGTTGGGTCGCCGAGTGCTGCCGCGACCAGTTGCCGCGTGCGCTCGACCACATGCGTGCGCGGCGGGATGGGCACAGACCGGTCGTAGAAGAAGCGCACGGGCCATTCGTAGCCCGCGCCGTCCGTGCGGTTACCGAGACCGACGAGCGGCCCACGCGCCATCTTCGCGACCCACGCGGTCTTGATGAGCCCCTGGCAGTCGATCACGAGATCGTAGTTTTCGGCGGCTAGCGCGCGGCGGAATGCGCTGATTTCACGCCAGTTGTCGACGGAGAGGATGCGCTTACGCCAGCGCCGCAGCGACACGGGAATCGCGCGCCGGACGCCTTCGACCAGTTCGACCAGTTTGACGAAGGTCTCTTCGACGAGCCAGTCGATCTGCGCATCGGGATGGCGGCGGCGGATGTCGGCGATGGCCGGCATGTTGTGGACGACGTCGCCTAGCGACGACACTCTCACGATCAGGATCTTTTGCGCGCTCAAGAATGGGTTGCCGGGCTGTCCCGGCGTGAAGATGCGTTTGAAGGAACGCAATTCTAGCGCGCTCTCCGGGGACGCGCGGATTCTGGGTTTTTTGGGTTTTTTGTGTTTTTGAATTTGCGACGCTGAATTGGTCGGCGGCCCCGCACAGGGGCGTAGGGCGCCAGAGTATATGGACCGTCGCCGCGGCCATGTGACCGAGCGACATAGTTGGTGCGCCTGGCGTACTGCTGCGAACCACCCTTTACACGCGTGACATGGTGAATATGAAACGCTGTGACTGCCCGGAAGCACACGAGTGGAGCTGACGGGCTATAAGAAGGTCGCGGTCCACCGGTCGAACTCCAGGCGAGTCGTAAGCTGTCGCAAAGTAGCAGCGTTGAGCGTCCGTGACCGGACCCTTCTCCGCTGCTCGCGCTTCCTGGCGCAGAACTGCAGCTTTCTGAGGTCAAGCGGTCATCTGAGTGGGTCGACCGAAGTAAGCGGCAGCACGGCATGCTGTTAGCGTCGCTCACACGCCGTGCCGCACTCCCTATTTCCACTTCGAGCCAAGCGTTTCGAGTCCAGCTTTCTTGAGGTCATCTGCCACCATCACCACGCGAAATTCGCAGTCGGCATTGAATGTAAGAAACCATGGTTCCGCGAATTTTGGAATCTGCGACGGCTCCTCAAGGTTCACGACGAGGATTGCTCCGCGTGTTCCGTTCTGCTCGGTAAAGTAGGCGGCTTCCGGCTTCATCTCTGCGAGAATCCTCTCCATTAGCTCACCGATGGAGCCATCACGCACAAAAGCGTTGAATGGCTCGTGAGGTATTCGTATGTTGAGGAGCATGCGCATAGTCTTCCTCCTTGACTGGGTCCGAATGGACTCTTCAAGAATAGGAGTCTGTCGCGTTATTGGCTGTGACTATTCAACAAACCAGCAAAGAGCAATTGGTGGCGTTCACATGCGTTGCTGAGCGTTCCACGCGCCGGCGTTCCCAGGAGCGATGGAAGCGCTCAACCGTAGCTGGCCCAGATGTCATCCGCGTATTGAATGGCCGTTTGCTGAGCGGAGCGGTCATCTGAACGTCCAAGCCGCGCGGCGGACGAATGACGCTTCATGGGCCGACTGCTGTCCGACGCGGTCGGCAGAACCAGACCCTCTTCTGTAGCTCGGCACTTGTCCGGCCCGCTGTCCCTTCCTGAAGTAGGGTCGACGTTGCGGGCTGGCCGAAGGCCAGACCTACCAGCCGCGAAGGCCGTTCGCCAAATCCTAAGCTAGCGCATTCGGCCGCCAAAGTCCGTGCCAACCGAAAAGGGGCACGCGACGCTCTCTGAGCGACGCGTAGACCTGTATACGCCGTATGCGGCGGACCCTCTGGCAGGCTGTCTTGCTGTTTGACGAGACGAGCGTACGGCTTGCAGAGTCTCGACTAAGATTATTTGATGATGCTCTTGATTCCGCAGCGATAAAGGGAAGGTATCGATTCCGCTATGAGGGGAGGCGCAAATGAATGAGCGACAAAATATTCAGTTGGTGCAGCAAGCATACGATGCTTTCAGCAAAGCCGACATCGAGGGCGTCCTGAAAACCCTCGCCGAAAATGTCGACTGGTTCATACCTGGACCTGAGATCATCCCGTTCGCCGGGCGAAGGCACGGTCCTCAGGAGGTCGCGGAATTCTTCAGTACGCTTGCTGCGACCCAGACTGCCGAACGATTCGAGCCCGTCGATTTTATTGCCAGCGAGGACAAGGTTGTCGTCCTTGGCGTGCAGCGCTGGCGCGTGAATTCGACTGGCATGACGTATGAAGATGAGTGGGCTCACGTATTCACAATCGAGAACGGAAAAATCACGAAATTCAAGGAATACCATGACACCGAGGCTGAAGCGGCGGCTCATCGACAATAGAAACACTGGCGTACCTGTAATTAAGGCCTGACAACGGCACAACGGCGTTCGGCTAGCAGACCCAAAAAGGGGCGGCGACGTGGTTCTCGACTCCCGTACAGCGGCGATAAGCGCGGGCGAGATCAGGTACTGTTGCAGGATTCTTCCAACAGCCAGCAAGTATTCGATTACCCGCTGCTAGTTCGACAGTGCCCTTCGGCGCGTCGATCCAACGACTTGGCGCGCCGAATCTGACCATCGACAGCGCTACCGTCAGCGCGCTCTCTCGCAGCCTGAATAACGGCACGTCCGTCGAAGCCGAAGCCGAAGCCAATGGCGAGGGTATAGTGCTGTGGTCCCGCCGGTATCGTCGCGAATCGTGACAACGGGAGAAATTGTATGAAGGCAATTCAGGCTATCAAGATCACGGGCGGCGCGCTCGTCGTTGTCGCATCGCTGAACGTGCACGCACAGGCGAGCGATGCAGCTGTCGAATCGGGCGCCATCGCGGCATCAAGCACCAAGGAGCAGTCCAAGGCGACCAAGGCTGCCGATCGAGCGTTGCAAAAAAAGGTGCGCGGCGCTCTGGCGAATGCGAAGGGCATTACCGTCGCCAACATCACAGTCCGTGCGCGCGGCGGCGCAGTCGTGCTGCAAGGCTCGGTGCCGGAGCCAGGCCAAATCGAGCATGCTACTGAGGTCGCAAAGAGCGTGGAAGGTGTGACCTCCGTGAAGAACGCACTGACGATCCGCCCGGAAGGAGGTATGTAACCCATTCAGCAGGACTACGCCCGCACTCGACCTGAAGTGTGCGGAAGTCCGCGTCCGCGCCACAAGAAAAACCGGGTCAGCAAGGGGGAAACGTCATCCGGCCCCGCCTTTGCGTATGGCAACAGGCGGTAAGCGGCTGCCATGAACTGCTCGATCTGCGGAATCTGCTGTGGGGTAAAGCCGACGCCAGAACGTCCGACCGACGAGGTATGTGAACAGCGGGTTGTGGCCGACTGCTGTCCGACGCGGCCGGCAAAAACCGACCCTCTCCGGTCCTTGGCAGTATCAAGAGGCAAATGGCAGCTTCCGAGTGTACAGCGGCCGTCGCTATTACTGGTTCGGCCGACGAGACTTCGGTTATCCATGCCTTCCGCACCGCCTCCGAAGTAGTCGACGAAACCGGAGTTCGTGTTGTCTCGAGTCATCCAAAGAACCATCACTGGCTCTCGCTTCCGATGCAGCTCCAGTTCAGCATCATCGGAGGCGTCAAGTGCTGCCAGACGCCGCGTACCGTTCTTATACCGCTCCGGAGTCAGAAGCGGATCATCCATTGCACACGAGCACGATCTTGCCTGTCACGCCCCCGTCGCCGAGCAGCTCCTGCGCGCGTCGCGCCTCTGCAAGGGGAATGAGCTGCGCGACTAGTGGCACGATTTTCCTCTGTTGCAGAAGACCAAGCAAGGCAATCAAATCCTGTCGAAACAATGCGGGGTTCAGCCGTTTGAGCCACTGGATGCTGTAGGGGATCACCCGTTTCCTGCCCGGCAAAAGCCAGCTGCCGGCAATGTACCACCCAAAAATGGCGATTGCACGTAAGCGATGACGACCACCTTGACGACCTGAAGCTAATCTACCTCCGCGTAGAGAAGAGGTTAAGCCATATGCGACTACTGTCCCGCCAGGACGGAGAACCTTGCGGGATCGCCAAATGTGCGTACCACCGATCCCTTCAAAGACGACGTCTACGCCGTCCCTTGTGAGCCGCTGAATTTCTTTGACGAAGTCGAACTGCTGGTAATCAATCGGGATACCGCCCAGCTCTGAAACGGCCGAGGCCCCACGCAATGAACAGGTACCGTACATCTCCAGCCCGGCGAGGCGTCCAAGTTGCAATAGCGCCGTGCCGACCCCGCCGGCAGCGCCGTGGATCAATACGCGCTGGCCCGGTTTGACCTTTGCAGAATGATGGAGCATCTGGTACGCCGTCACATAGTTCAGCACGAGGCTAACAGCCTCGGCAGCATCTAACCCGGCGGGCACCGGAACCAGTTCATCTTGCGGCAGGCACACGTACTGCGCGTACGCGCCACTGATCGGCAACGCGGCGATCATCTGGCCAGGTTCGATTCCCGAGACGCCGCGGCCGAGCCGGTCCACCACGCCAACCAGATCCCACCCGGGCGTGAAAGGCAGCCGAGGCGTTTCAGGGTGGATGCCTTCGCGCATCATCAGGTCGGGCAAGCTGACACCTGCATCCAGCACTTGCACCCGCACCTCGCCATCCCCCGGCTCGGGGCACTCCTCCTCAACTACCCTGAGTGCGTCGGGACCACCGTAGTGAGTCACTACGATACGTGTGTGTCTCACAAGCACATTCCCCCGCTTGCCGAGTGCCCGGTCCCGCGAACGCGAGCAAGATGTCAAGGCAAGTCAGCGACATTCCGAATTCAAAGTACCCGCCTCCCTTCGCGCCACTTTGATGCAGATCATCTTTTCAAAAGAACAGCGTTGCAGCCGTCTTGCCGCCCGCATCTTGCTAGCCGCGGCCCATGAGGTATCGGCCGCCCTGGGCCCGGCGACGCTTACTTCATCGTTGGTGGCGAGATTCTGGGGGCCGCTGCTTGCGCGCTGATCAGTCATCCGAATGTTCGCGCGAATGCGCGGACCAACCGTGGCAAATGGCCGGGCTCTGCCTCATGCAAGCGGACATACGCGGGCTGAATCTCGCAAAGCCGCAACCGG
The DNA window shown above is from Paraburkholderia sp. PGU19 and carries:
- the ureE gene encoding urease accessory protein UreE, with translation MRTIDKLLGAHIKLAPVLVKRAPTLTLAFDARCKSRLAATLDSGEEVALLLPRGTVLRDGDVLVADDGGLVRVVAAPESVLVVRAPDVLTLTRAAYHLGNRHTPVEVGTDYLKLEYDPVLADMLKRLGALVDQVEMPFQPETGAYGGGHRHGHDETFAEDYALAQQVYGEHHGHAHHDHAHSHGHAHDHDHGDCDSSCGHDHGHGHHHAHR
- a CDS encoding urease accessory UreF family protein; the protein is MRIAELTALLHLASPALPIGAFSYSQGLEAAIEAKLVTDTDTACAWIKSGLSNVLAHGELPFLAHQIERWRAHDAAALMLGNREFLASRESMELRRETEQMGWSLRQLCASLEWGDAERRATLASITPIAQTTAFAFAAFAHDAATDAALAAYAFSWAENQAAAALKAVPLGQLAGQRIIVALREPIDAAVRQALATSPDDINTFAPQLGILSARHESQYSRLFRS
- the ureG gene encoding urease accessory protein UreG — its product is MNAPHPMHRTKKLPPLRVGVGGPVGSGKTTLLEMLCKAMRDKYDLVAITNDIYTKEDQRLLTVAGALPAERIMGVETGGCPHTAIREDASINLEAVDRMLGRFPEADIVFIESGGDNLAATFSPELSDLTIYVIDVAGGEKIPRKGGPGITKSDLLVINKTDLAPMVGANLDVMASDAAKMRGERPFVMCNLKALAGLDQVIAFIEKKGLLKV
- the waaA gene encoding lipid IV(A) 3-deoxy-D-manno-octulosonic acid transferase, with translation MLRAIYNTLWWLVAPLAVLRLLIRSRKERGYREHIGERFGFVRGRVPEDDTPLIWVHAVSVGETRAAQPLIEALLKARPDARILLTHMTPSGRATGEQIFGDRVLRCYLPYDMPRAVRRFLRAWRPSVGLVMETEVWPTLIDECRRADVPLVLTNARMSERSYRRAAKFGSATRGVFGGFARVLAQSPSDATRLSALGARNVAVLGNLKFDMSTPPELAARGHAWRAAIGTRPVWVAASTREGEEELVLQAFAALGVDDALLILVPRHPQRFNEVAALVEKKGLRCVRRSAWAPAGAAAVGELAVPDLQRDVKVLLGDSMGELGAYYAAADVAFIGGSLLPLGGQNLIEACGVGVPVLIGPHVFNFTQATADAVAAGACVQVKDPADLGRVLRELFEDKARRVAMSGAASAFAARHRGATARTVNVLTTLLPG
- a CDS encoding Kdo hydroxylase family protein, with amino-acid sequence MNESQIIEVPSADWHGQGLSMPRETLLAGVERGKVLYFPNLAFAIEGGERALLNPALADPNRKNISLEPNGGALHGVLGDAVTQSAVRALIARYQSNARSLVDGLFPEYKGKLRVAPTSLRLHQVETRETSWRKDDSRLHVDAFPSRPNYGERILRVFTNINPNGAPRVWRVGEPFEDMAKRFLPRIKPQMPGSAWLLNLLHVTKSPRSEYDHLMLNLHDGMKADLDYQKASPQVTMPFPPGCVWVCFSDQTSHAVMSGQFMMEQTFFLPVKSMAQPECAPLGILERLKGRALV
- the waaC gene encoding lipopolysaccharide heptosyltransferase I, which encodes MSAQKILIVRVSSLGDVVHNMPAIADIRRRHPDAQIDWLVEETFVKLVELVEGVRRAIPVSLRRWRKRILSVDNWREISAFRRALAAENYDLVIDCQGLIKTAWVAKMARGPLVGLGNRTDGAGYEWPVRFFYDRSVPIPPRTHVVERTRQLVAAALGDPTPQPTDEIDFGLDTQRAALALSEAQLNLPVPYVVFVHATSRADKQWPDAAWIELGQSLVRRGASIVLPWGSDAERATSERLAKEFGAAAIVPPKLSLPAVVGLIEGAAATVGVDTGLVHIAAALKRPTVELYNFATSWRTGGYWSPNVVNLGTAGQPPTLQQVKSALAEFGLL
- a CDS encoding nuclear transport factor 2 family protein; this translates as MNERQNIQLVQQAYDAFSKADIEGVLKTLAENVDWFIPGPEIIPFAGRRHGPQEVAEFFSTLAATQTAERFEPVDFIASEDKVVVLGVQRWRVNSTGMTYEDEWAHVFTIENGKITKFKEYHDTEAEAAAHRQ
- a CDS encoding BON domain-containing protein — translated: MKAIQAIKITGGALVVVASLNVHAQASDAAVESGAIAASSTKEQSKATKAADRALQKKVRGALANAKGITVANITVRARGGAVVLQGSVPEPGQIEHATEVAKSVEGVTSVKNALTIRPEGGM
- a CDS encoding medium chain dehydrogenase/reductase family protein yields the protein MQVLDAGVSLPDLMMREGIHPETPRLPFTPGWDLVGVVDRLGRGVSGIEPGQMIAALPISGAYAQYVCLPQDELVPVPAGLDAAEAVSLVLNYVTAYQMLHHSAKVKPGQRVLIHGAAGGVGTALLQLGRLAGLEMYGTCSLRGASAVSELGGIPIDYQQFDFVKEIQRLTRDGVDVVFEGIGGTHIWRSRKVLRPGGTVVAYGLTSSLRGGRLASGRQGGRHRLRAIAIFGWYIAGSWLLPGRKRVIPYSIQWLKRLNPALFRQDLIALLGLLQQRKIVPLVAQLIPLAEARRAQELLGDGGVTGKIVLVCNG